gctgccattaaagcttaaagaatacacaagcgggggtgcttgtagctggtgggaatccaagaaagaagaagtccgtggattcggagcttgcacgtggtcgtgtcagtaagttctactggttggtagcattaggaagtcaagcgggggtgcttgtaagtccttttgtatgaacttcgattctttcaagatagtggattcaagtttaccttaaggatagctaggtcaaatcctccccaggtttttaccggtttgattTCCTaagtgatcatatcattgtcttatttattttccgctgctttgtatgatttgatctttattattgtgataacctagacttgtttaattggactaagtaacaacttggcaaATTACCtaagtttaatcaattgtttaaggggtctaaaaactgacaAAGACCATTTGAATTGAATTGAGTTTTCTATCACAAGTGTCTCTCTCCTTCTTAttgttttggttaaatttttatttgagctAATACTTAGttaaaaagtttagttgtatTCTAGATATTCTAGAggagaaaattctaaaaagaaaGTCAAGTTgttgaaaatcaagtttttgttggtattgtaacaaatttagatattatTATGGGATGTCTTGGCTGTAAGACTTTTTGCCAAAATTGTAGAATTTTGATGtcaatggaaagaaaattaaatcaaaggTAGCTATcgacaaccaaaaaaaagactAGGTTGAAAGATTATCCAAGTTTCGACAAAGCCTCCAAATTCACGAAGACCAATTCAATGTGAGAAATTCCACAAAGATGTATGCTTGGATATATGAAGAAATTGAATTTGGATATGAGGAAGGCCATTTGAATTGAATTGAGTTTTCTATCACAagtctctctctccttcttactgttttgattaatttttttttttttttggagctaaTACTTAGCtaaaaagtttagttgtatTCTAGATATTCTAAAggagaaaattctaaaaagaaaatcaagttgttgaaaatcaagtttttgttggtattgtaacaaatttagatattatTATGGGATGTCTTTGCTGTAAGACTTTTTGCCAAAATTGTAGAATTTTGATGtcaatggaaagaaaattaaatcaaaggTGGCTAtagacaaccaaaaaaaagactAGGTTGAAAGATTATCCAAGTTTAGACAAAGCCTCAAAATTCACGAAGACCAATTCGATGTGAGAAATTCCACAAAGATATATGCTTGGCTATATGAAGAAATTGAATTTGGATATGAAGAAGACCATTTGAATTGAATTGAGTTTTCTATCACAagtctctctctccttcttattgttttgattaaatttttgtttgagctAATACTTAGttaaaaagtttagttgtatTCTAGATATTCTAGAggagaaaattctaaaaagaaaatcaagttgttgaaaaaaatagcataatccaaaatctaaaactaaaaacccaaattaggAAAACATAACGCACTATAACATCATTTAAAGGAATATGAACCACCTAAAAAATGGataaatatcaatcaaatacacccaaaaataatagaatgatatatttgtatttgtagaGAGAttgagatgaaaaataatattagaaagggataattacagtaaacccaacTGAGGTTTGGCCCGTTTGCGCCTTTCCCACCTGTACTTCAATCTGTTACCACCCCCCTCCCTCCCGTTACCCACCTCACCCTCAGatgttagaaaaacacattttttttctaaattagaACATAACACGGATCAAACAACACGAACTCACTCTCTTTTCCTCGCGAGCCCTAGAAACATGAAAATCCCTTTTACTGAGTTGGGGTCAGTGGCGACGCCACGTTgaggtcagggtgttcccaggaacaccctgacctgaaattttatatatatatatatatatatatataataatttatttatttttttatttgtttacccttaaaatataaaataggaacaccctcaagcaaaaatcaagaacactctcaaaaaattttatgCCAAACAAggcataaaaattttgaactaaaatctaaaaaaaaaaaaaaaaaatcttatgccGGCCAAATCCAAACGTATAGCtttcaacccccccccccccccaaaaaaaaaaattataacaccttATGATTTTACAGAAcaaatttgtttggattttacacaacaagcccaaaaaaaaaaaaaaatgcccaacatcaatcctaaacaaATACCCAAAGCCTAACCCAaacatattctcaaaaaaaaaaaaaaaaataccaaaaccaaaacccaatgCTAATACCTCAATCTTCAAATGATAAAGCTAAAGCAAATCTAAAATCAGAAACCCTAAAGAAGAAAACCTCATCAAGGACAACGCCTCTGCCTGAAACCTCATCATCAAGCACATAGGCGCGACGCGGCGACGAAGCCTCCGCCTGAAACTCGAGCAACAGAGCTTGGATCGGCCATTGGAGATCAGTCCAATCAGATCAGAGCTTGCAACGCcgactgagagagagagctcagtGTATGCGGCGCCGATCAGATCAGAGCTTGCAACGCCTTAAGGTATTTTACACtgtacttctctctctcttttctctcttagtcTTAGGGTTTTGGCGTTTTGTTGTGGACTGTGGTGCTCATctgagactgagagagagagagagagctctctttctttttgaactgattctctctctttaagtCTTTCTTATTGAATTTATTTGCCCCTGTTTGTTGGTCAGGTGTTGGTGAGCGTCTTTTTACCCTTATTCGATTtatttgcactttttttttttttttttgactttctCTGTTGGTGTGTCACTATTATGTTGGTCAGGTGTTGGTtagtgtctttttatttatttatttttttattttgtattgacagtattgtgatttgtgaatttaTGCTCCTCTCATGTGAATCTTGTCTATTGAGTGGGGGTAGATGGGGCCGGGTGGTGTGGGGTCAAGGTCGGATTATTTGAATTGGGGAAGTGTAGTGTGTGTTAAtgcacccaaaaataaaataaaataaaataatgaagcaactaaacaccaataattaataatttaattaactaatacattataaaagacaaacaaattaatgaaacaactaaacaataataattaataattttattaatatttcaaataaacttataatttattgtacatgtacctttgttcatttcttttctttttatttttgttttcttttgaggATTTTTGGTGCAcagaatgcaaatttgttttggttttaagaaaatttttttttttttaagcacaaacttcatgttggccaaatcttgaatttcggcCGGTATTTACCAAAACACCCGAAATAGACCGAAATAAcccgaaattttttcaaagtggaATAGGAACACCCTAGACAAAATTCCTAAAGTCGCCACTAgctggggttttgatttttctaatcGTGCTTTCGTGTGAGGGTGAGGTTTTGACTTTGGGTTGTCTTGAGGCATTGAATATTCAAAGATAGATCATCATCAGGTATGACATTTCTGCTTTATGGTTCTAAGTTGGGGTTTCAAGTTTTGATGGTAGCTTTGATTCACAGGAAGTTGATAATCAATGTCTTCTTCGAGTGGAAGTTACTCAGGTTCTAGTGGGCATATGTGTACATATGAGACTTATGTATTGAGAACAAGTCTGACAGTGGATAATTTTGGGAGAAGGTTTCTGAGTTGTAGCCGATAAGGTAAGTATACTTTTTACTTAATCTAGTTTATTCACGTGAGATTGGAATGTGATGTGTTCAATTCAATTTATGAACAGGTTGGTCCCAAGTGccctttctttaaatggattgaTAATCCCACTTGTATGCGTGGGAATGAAGCTGCCCATTTGGTGCAACAAAAGTTGGATTTACTGTGGAGTGAGCTGCAACTTGCACatgaaagggaaagagaagcTACGTAGGCAGCAGCAGAAGCTACCCATATGGCAGAAATTGCTCAAGACAAGATAGCAAAAGCCACTAAAAGGGAGAGAAAGTTTTGAGCTTCCTCTGTTCAAGCCAAGGAGATAGCAATGAGAGCTTTAGAGCAAGAGAGAAAGTGCAGAATTGCACTAATTCTgtcgtggtttttttttttttttttgttatgttgttttcatgttttggcTCAAGTGAGAATGTTGGAATGATGAAATTGAGTCTACCTAATGGGTTGTAATATAAGGTGGTCTTCAATTGTATTGTAATAGAactatgaaagaattttttgagaatgagaacTATGTAAGGTGGTAGATGATGTTGGCTTGAagccacttaataatataagcCTTTTTAAGACAAAGTGTTATTTATGTTAGATGTTGTTagtatttttgtttaaagtgaaTTGGTTACTCATGAGCTGTGAGTTGTGAGCTATTGGGTTGGTGTTTTGTTGGATGTTGTGAGTTGTGTTGATTTGTGCATAAAGTGCATTGTGTGAAGACAATTGTGTTGAAAGTGAATTTAAAGTGCATGACAATTTGTCAACTTGCAAGAAAAGACAACAAATGCACACATACACCTGCTATTCAACACATACACCCTGCACACATAAACaaactcatataataataactCATATAACAAACTGCAATAATCAGAATAATAATTCTGAACACCTATCATTAAGTTGGGAAATTGTATACATATTTTAAGGTGGCATTGAATAGTCTTTCATCAACCACCAGTAAATATAAGGCATTTAGTACAACAACCAAAACAGTTGCAGCTGCCCAATGTTtacaaaacttacaaaaattaatacaaaaagtGTTTGAACAACTATATAAAAAAGTGTCTTGCCATTGTCTATCCTGCCATTGTCTACAAACTACATAAAACCCTAACACTACATAATCCTAATACATAACAACAAAAGTGTATTGACTTAGTCTTCATTTACTGCCCATGCCCTTGCCCCTGCCTCTCCCACCACAGCTAGCCTTTACACCTCTTGTTCTACATTTCTGAGCCCTAGCTGCATCACCCCTTCCTCTCAAAGTAGCTTCTCTGGTAGCAGGTGGTTTTGTAAGCTACAAAGTACAAGAATTCACATGTTAGCTACCGATATCAcagttttatgaataaaaaatcaaacctaacACTACAGTACTTGTGATGATGGTGCTCTACTATCCCATGTTTCTACAGGGGTGTGTGGTGCTGGCTGGCTTGAAGAGAACCAATGAGCTCCTCTAACTGTGTATCTGAAGTCTGAAGAGTACCACTGACTTGGGTTCTATGACCATGGAGCTGGTGGCTGTGGAGTTGGAGCTTGTGGCTGTGACCCTGCTACCTGGTTGGATGAGGATGAGGCCATAGTGTAAGGCTGATGTGTTGGTGGGGGCTAAGCTGAGGATTGGGTCTGTGAAGAAGATGGGGCTTGTGATGAAGATGGGGCTTGGGATCCTTGTCTGTGTGTAGAAGACCTTCCACTTCCCTATAATCTCTACCTCCTCTCCCATGGTGTCTCACCAATGACATTGGCCTTGCATCCCCTTGCATTATGCCCTTCCTTTTGACCCTTCCACACCTTACTGGCCTGTTTAAGAGGGCGGAGCGAAGTTTGAGTGAGTGAGTGTTTGACTGAAAGTGTTTCAGTATTTGAACTTTGAGAGTGTTTGAGTGAGCCGTTTGAAAGTGCTGTGGTTTTGGTATATGGTGTGCAGATTTCGAGTCTTATAAACTCGATTTCTACATGGCTAAATTAACTCCACATGGAAAATTTTTCCACTTAAGGGTATCACTAAAACACTAAAATCGAGCTTCAGAAGCTCGAGTTCTAATCTAAtcttgagttttaaaaacttgagatgttagtttcctaCATTCTTTTTTGACCTGTCAATTAACGAAAATGTTAGATATTTATgctaaatggaaaaaaaaatccttaattaACATTTCctatcttttcaattttccatttattattCCATCAAACCCAATTTGAAAATGATTCAAACTTCCTTCAACTTTATGACTCTCCCTCTCCCAATCAAGCAATTATGAAAACTGTTCAATTGCTACTCTATTAgaatttcaaccaaaaaaaaaaaaaaacctactgattttttgtctatatatattattatgggATGCCTTTGCTGTAAGACTTTTTGCCAAAATTGTAGAATTTTGATGtcaatggaaagaaaattaaatcaaaggTAGTAAtagacaaccaaaaaaaagactAGCGTGAAAGATTATCCAAGTTTGGACAAAGCCTCAAAATCCACAAAGACCAATTGGATGTGAGAAATTCCACAAAGATGTATGCTTGGCTATATGAAGAAATTGAATTTGTATATGAAGAAGACCATTTGAATTGAATTGAGTTTTCTATCACAagtctctctctccttcttattgttttgattaaatttttgtttgagctAATACTTAGttaaaaagtttagttgtatTCTAGATATTCTAGAggagaaaattctaaaaagaaaatcaaattgttgaaaaaaatagcataatccaaaatctaaaactaaaaacccaaattaggAAAACATAACGCACTATAACATAATTTAAAGGAATATGTACCACCTAAAAAATGGataaatatcaatcaaatacacccaaaagataatagaatgatatatttgtatttgtatttgtagagatattgagatgaaaaataattttagaaattatttaatttttgagaagtgctacgtctacaacattttcataagtcatagttttttttttttttttttgaaagtgattcACAAGTCATAGTTGATAAGTTGATATCtgttctaatttaaacctatcactaaaattatttttttgccaacCAATAACAATCAATAGCAACCTACTACGTATGATTTggtgtgaaaatattgtaaaattattgtcaacataacatttctcttaatttttttgatagagcaaattattttcaacaaattaggaaaacaaattatatttatatcaaaattacAAAGTAATTATCTATTCTCACACATTACAACTAGTTGattctaaacataaaaaataaaaaaaataatgtgaagGTATAATACGTACGTCCCTGAAAGTATTCATAAATTAGTTATTTGGTTAACATTTtggttgtttattttcttgtttcatAGGCGAGAGCTTGCATACTGCTTATTTGACTCCGTGTTTTGAATTTGTGAGGCCAAATTTCACAAATGGAGCTAACTTTACGACAAGTGATTCATCTGCTCTACCTGGATTGATTCCATTTAGCCTGAATGTCCAAATTCTTCAGCTTCTTAGATTTCGAGCTCGCTCCCTTGAGCTACTATCAAAGGGTACATTTTCAAGGCAAATCATAAAACAGAGCTAAGTTTTTGTGTTGCCAAACATctgttttagtccctaaaatattagtgattttttttttttttttttaattcgatagttacaataaTGAGGTGGGAGAATTTGAATCCTAGTtttcatcattaaaaaaatggtgCCATTGAACTACAAGGTTATTGGTTTAAACTTAGCACTGCATTGAGACTTTGAAATTAAACATCCCGTGTTGCTTGAGTTATAACTAATAAGTAATTCAATGGATGACCAGCTGAAAGactttgaatataattaatCTCATGCAAAGACTTCTCATTCAAGCTATAAGAAAGAGACTAAAGTGAATGACTCTTATTCTATATATTCAAAGTTCTTTGAATATACACAAGTTGTGACTTTTCATCCTTAGGAAAGATATATACTCAAGaatgcttcattttttttttttttttgaactatttCCTTCCAAACAcgttccaaaaaaaatatttaataggaGCTGTGTTAGTCGCATTTCATTTGCAAACAGAGTGAAAGAATAACAGAGAGAACTAGCTATTTTCTAGTAATGGCAAGtctcttgttttttatttttctctcagCAATTATCACTACAGAAGCTCAACGAGGGGAATCCATTGTAAACCTTGGCTCTTCTTTAACACCTACCGCCAAGTCTTCATGGCGTTCACAATCTGGTTTCTATGCCTTTGGCTTCTACCAACAAGCCAACGGCTATGCTGTTGGAGTATTTTTTGCTGGGATTCCTGAAAAGACAGTAGTCTGGACAGCCAACCGAGACAAACCTCCAGCTCTCGCCAGTGTTACATTGAATTTCACTAATGATGGTAGACTCATCATGCAATCGGCACAAGGCGAAGAGACGGCCATTGCCAATCCTCCTGAACGTGCAGCATCAGCATCAATGCTTGATTCGGGAAACTTTGTTCTCTATAATTCGGATAAGAAGATTATATGGCAAAGTTTTGAATCCCCAACGAATACCCTCTTACAAGGCCAGCGTCTCACAGCTGGAAATGAGTTGTTTTCAAGTGTTTCAGAATCTGATCAATCGACAGGAATATTTCGTCTGATAATGCAGAAGGATGGAAACCTTGTGCAGTACCCAGTGCAAATCACAGATGCGGCTGAATATGCTTATTGGGCTTCTGGAACAGATGGAAAAGGCAGTAATGTTTCACTATGTCTGGATGATGATGGTCGTCTTTACTTGCTCAATTCCACCGGCACAATCTTAAAAAATCTGACTCAAGGCAATTCTCACACAAAAGATGTAGTGTATTTTATGCGGATTGATGTCGATGGGATCTTCAGGCTATACTCACACAATTTGGATAAGAATGGGAATTTCTCAGTCATATGGTCATCTTCCGATAATAAGTGTGCCCCTAAGGGCCTGTGTGGTCTCAATGGGTTTTGCATTATGAATGATCAGGATGCTAATTGCTTATGTCTTCCAGATTTTGCAAGTGTTATCGAGGGAAATTGGAGCTCAGGTTGTGAAAGGAATTTCACTGCAGAAAGTTGCAAGAGCAAAGATGAAAGTATGAAATATATCATGCAAGCAGTACCTAATACTGTATGGGAAGataattctttttcttccctAACAGTATTGACCAAAGACGATTGTGAAGCAGCATGTTTGAAGGATTGTAATTGTGAAGCCGCTACATACAGAGATGGAGTTTGTCGAAAGCAAAAGCTTCCATTGAGATTTGGAAGAAGGGTACTGAGTGATGCAAACATTGTATTCATCAAGGTAGCTATATCTACTTCCACCATAAATAAAATTGAGCCCTTGGGACGTGAAAGATATTCTCGAAAGGACATAATGATTCTGGGCATCTCATTTGGTGCTTTTGGACTCATTATGTCAGTGATTTCTACAATTGCAATTTATAAAAATCGAGTCCGAGCATATAGAAGGGTCTCTAATAGTGGAAATGTTGAATTAACCATGGATGTTTCTCTAAGATCATTTACTTATTCTGATCTTGAGAAAATGACTAATGGTTTCAAGGAAGAGCTGGGTAGAGGATCATTCGGGACTGTATACAAGGGAACAATATGGAATGGTCAGAAGATTGTAGCCGTCAAAAGACTAGAGAAAGTGTTGACTgagggagagaaagagtttCAAACCGAGATGAAAGTTATTGGAAGAACAAACCACAAGAACCTTGTCCGTCTGCTCGGGTATTGTCATGATGGAGAGAATAGGCTTTTGGTATATGAGTACATGAGCAATGGCTCACTTGCAGATATACTCTTCAATCCTGAAAAAAAACTTTGTTGGGATGAAAGAATAGAAATTGCTCGCAACATAGCAAAGGGAATTCTTTATCTCCATGAAGAGTGCGAGTCACAAATCATTCATTGTGACATAAAGCCTCAAAACATACTCATGGATGAATATAGATGCCCAAAAATCTCTGATTTTGGATTGGCAAAGCTACTAAAGCCAAACCAAACCAATACCTTTACAGGTATCCAAGGAACAAAGGGGTATGTTGCACCCGAATGGCATCGAAACCAGCGAGTGACAGTCAAAGCAGATGTATACAGCTTCGGAATTGTTCTGTTGGAGCTTATATGTTGTAGAAAGAATGTGGATTGGAGTTTTCCTGAAGAAGAAGCTATTCTTGAAGAATGGGCATACTCTTGCTTTGAGGCTTGTGAGCTAGATAAACTAGTGAGTGGTAAGGATGTTGACAAAAGGCAATTGGAGAGAATAATTAAAGTGGGACTTTGGTGCATTCTTGATGAGCCATCTCTTCGTCCTTCGATGAAAAAGGTTCTGCTAATGCTAGAAGGGACTGTAGATGTCCCAATCCCTCCAAGTCCAACTTCTTTTCTTAGTACCGTATAAAAtgtgtttgtaattttattttcttaggaaATGTTATAGAGGGGATATGAGCTGGATATGTTCCTTCATTAAACAAGCGTTAGTACTCAGCTAGACTTTTAAGGCCAATGGCAAAATGTGGTTGTACTCAGCTAGTCTTttatatagagaattgaatatcatagttgaattataaatattaataaaaagaaataaaaatatattgcgattgaaaaagatactttGTAACGGCCCCACCCCagctgtgtagatattgtccgcttttcCACCCCCCTTACGGGCACACACTTCCTCGCGTGTGGGGCCCATACTTCCGGCTAGGGCATGGCTCTGATATCATTTGTAACGACTccaccccaactgtgtagatattgtccactttggagcccatacccctcacggttttgttcttccccaggttGCGCTAGAGAAAAGGCCTCTATACATTGAAGGGAGGTCATTctttataaacacattctcatgtaCTTCCCTacgcgatgtgggattccatggaatgcaagacccccctttttaggtcactacaatccacccccttACGcgcctctacacattgaagggaggtcattctttataaacacattctcatgtaCTTCCCTacgcgatgtgggattccatggaatgcaagacccccctttttaggtcactacaatccacccccttacgggcacacacgtcctcgcgtgtggggcccacacttccgACTAGGGCATGACTCTAATACCATCTATAACAACCCCGTCCCAActatgtagatattgtccgctttggggcctATGCCCCTCACGGTATTATTCTCCCCCAAAGCACACAGCAGTGGGGGAAAAGGCatctacacattgaagggaggtcattctttataaacacattctcatgtgcttctctaggcgatgtgggattccatagAATGCAAAacccccctttttgggtcactacatactttattttgaatataagaCGATGCataattaaataaagttgtaatctaatttttaattttatattttgattttaagagagagagatagatattatttagTATATGGCTTTATAagatattagtttacaaaaatcaaagtctcaaactatcaggggagattaatctataattaatgatttaacacatttgcaacatctttttgaaatattttagggtttcaattgagttaaggttTTATTGGTCTCGTAAtttgagagtcttaatagaaatgtaaaagaaaaatgcactaaataaaagcactataaaatgttcaaaatataatgtgacaTTGTCTCTCATTgatgaacttcatcaatttaagtaatgaatgtttatatcatttttttgtgattaataacatgacaatttgtaagccaatagtaaaatttgtagtatctttaacatcactaataaaaaaaatgtacaacctttaaaaaatatatatatatatatatatatataattttataaaaatttgagccTTTACTATGGAAAGTGGGAcctttttttcttaagaaaatttttgttttttgatgggGTCTTAGACCTAGGCCTTGGGCCAGCCTTGACTTCAAAACCCAAATATGGGATGGTTTGCAAGGATAATTGGCACAACAATATTGTTAAGATTCTTTGTGCTACACGCCCACAGTATTATTGGACATCGGACTATCTCAACTTCAAATGCtattaaatatatgtatatgtcaATGGCCCTTGGCTTGAGCGAGGGAATGACTCCGCATACTTCCGTTGAGAGAGGAGGAAAAAAATGTtcctaaaaagataaaaatcaaatgctttatttatttatttatttattcttaagaTACAAGTAGGGGAGGGCCAAAGGGGGcatttgaacccaaattttGTTTATGGGAGTCacaaaactataatttgttagtTAAAAGTATTTGCAGTCTCTAGCTTTTGTTATGGGCTACTCTGAATATAGGAAGCAGTAGTGTTTTGTCTATATCAAATAGAACTACTTATTACCAAAAAGAATTATTTACAGCTATaaaagatttattataaaagtgaatataataatattaatttgataaCATCTTattatcatggttttaaaaaccagatCGGACCGGCCGGTCCGATCGGTTCAACTGAAAACCGGACACTAATTCAATCTggactaaaaactga
The sequence above is drawn from the Quercus lobata isolate SW786 chromosome 12, ValleyOak3.0 Primary Assembly, whole genome shotgun sequence genome and encodes:
- the LOC115972262 gene encoding G-type lectin S-receptor-like serine/threonine-protein kinase LECRK1, which produces MASLLFFIFLSAIITTEAQRGESIVNLGSSLTPTAKSSWRSQSGFYAFGFYQQANGYAVGVFFAGIPEKTVVWTANRDKPPALASVTLNFTNDGRLIMQSAQGEETAIANPPERAASASMLDSGNFVLYNSDKKIIWQSFESPTNTLLQGQRLTAGNELFSSVSESDQSTGIFRLIMQKDGNLVQYPVQITDAAEYAYWASGTDGKGSNVSLCLDDDGRLYLLNSTGTILKNLTQGNSHTKDVVYFMRIDVDGIFRLYSHNLDKNGNFSVIWSSSDNKCAPKGLCGLNGFCIMNDQDANCLCLPDFASVIEGNWSSGCERNFTAESCKSKDESMKYIMQAVPNTVWEDNSFSSLTVLTKDDCEAACLKDCNCEAATYRDGVCRKQKLPLRFGRRVLSDANIVFIKVAISTSTINKIEPLGRERYSRKDIMILGISFGAFGLIMSVISTIAIYKNRVRAYRRVSNSGNVELTMDVSLRSFTYSDLEKMTNGFKEELGRGSFGTVYKGTIWNGQKIVAVKRLEKVLTEGEKEFQTEMKVIGRTNHKNLVRLLGYCHDGENRLLVYEYMSNGSLADILFNPEKKLCWDERIEIARNIAKGILYLHEECESQIIHCDIKPQNILMDEYRCPKISDFGLAKLLKPNQTNTFTGIQGTKGYVAPEWHRNQRVTVKADVYSFGIVLLELICCRKNVDWSFPEEEAILEEWAYSCFEACELDKLVSGKDVDKRQLERIIKVGLWCILDEPSLRPSMKKVLLMLEGTVDVPIPPSPTSFLSTV